From a region of the uncultured Desulfatiglans sp. genome:
- the dhbE gene encoding 2,3-dihydroxybenzoate-AMP ligase, translating to MEGFVPWPPEFAHRYRQEGYWLDKTITEVMEESFERFASNPLLIAAQSGRVYSYQECGRLATRLALHLKALGLKLYDRVILQLPNQPEVLITYLAILKAGGIPIMALPPHQEAEIGFFAKLAEARALVIPAVFRKADKQQMAENIQKEAPSLDMVLLSGGTPRPGYHSLDALFADPIEERITDPSFPRADPDLPAVLQLSGGTTGIPKLIPRTHNDYIYNFLCNARVCGLDEHTVLLLAIPQQHNFALACPGFMGVASAGGCEVLSAVPSPEGALEMIEKYHVTHWIAVPAMIIAVLNHPDRSRYHLESLKIILTGGSKLNPEVALRVRPELGCDVQQVLGMAEGPLFWTRLNDPDEVRFGTQGRPQSPGDDFKIADPSTGEEVDPGEMGELWCRGPHTIRGYYRAPEYNARAFSPDGYYKSGDLVRLHPSGNVVVEGRLKDCINRGGEKISAEEIENHILAHPAVDICACVAMPDPVLGERVCVFIVPKPGQALTLAELNRFLLDERRIAKFKLPERLELVDALPLTNVGKVNKVALRNTITEQIEKEGAQAAR from the coding sequence ATGGAAGGTTTTGTTCCCTGGCCACCGGAATTCGCCCATCGTTACCGTCAGGAGGGATATTGGCTGGACAAGACGATCACGGAAGTCATGGAGGAAAGCTTCGAGCGCTTTGCATCCAATCCCCTCCTGATCGCGGCTCAGAGCGGGCGCGTCTACTCCTATCAGGAATGCGGCCGCCTGGCGACACGGCTCGCATTGCACCTCAAGGCCCTCGGGCTCAAGCTGTATGACCGCGTGATCCTGCAGCTCCCGAATCAACCCGAGGTGCTCATCACCTATCTGGCGATCCTCAAGGCCGGAGGGATCCCGATCATGGCTCTCCCTCCGCATCAGGAGGCCGAGATCGGCTTTTTTGCAAAACTGGCCGAGGCCAGGGCGCTGGTGATCCCGGCCGTTTTCCGCAAGGCGGACAAGCAGCAGATGGCGGAAAACATCCAGAAGGAAGCCCCATCCCTCGATATGGTGTTGTTGAGCGGTGGGACGCCGCGCCCGGGATATCATTCCCTGGACGCCTTGTTCGCCGATCCGATCGAAGAGCGGATAACGGACCCGTCCTTTCCGAGGGCCGATCCCGACCTGCCTGCGGTGCTGCAGCTCTCCGGGGGAACGACAGGGATCCCGAAGCTCATCCCGAGGACGCACAACGACTACATCTACAACTTTCTGTGCAACGCCCGGGTCTGCGGGCTCGATGAACACACCGTTCTTCTGCTTGCGATTCCCCAGCAGCACAATTTTGCCCTCGCGTGCCCCGGGTTCATGGGGGTCGCTTCAGCGGGCGGCTGCGAGGTCTTGAGCGCCGTCCCGTCCCCGGAGGGGGCGCTCGAAATGATCGAAAAATATCATGTAACCCATTGGATCGCGGTGCCGGCCATGATTATCGCGGTCCTCAACCACCCGGATCGAAGCCGTTACCATCTGGAATCTCTGAAGATCATCCTGACGGGGGGATCGAAGCTCAACCCCGAGGTGGCTCTCCGGGTTCGCCCGGAGCTCGGCTGCGATGTCCAGCAGGTTCTCGGAATGGCGGAAGGGCCGCTTTTTTGGACGAGGCTGAATGACCCCGACGAGGTGCGCTTCGGGACACAGGGGCGGCCGCAATCCCCCGGCGACGATTTCAAGATAGCGGACCCCTCCACAGGTGAAGAGGTCGATCCCGGGGAAATGGGAGAACTCTGGTGCCGCGGCCCCCATACGATCCGCGGCTATTACCGGGCGCCGGAATACAACGCCAGGGCCTTCAGCCCGGACGGGTATTACAAGTCGGGCGATCTGGTGAGGCTCCATCCGAGCGGCAATGTGGTCGTCGAGGGGAGGTTGAAAGATTGCATCAACCGCGGAGGGGAAAAGATCAGCGCCGAGGAGATCGAGAACCACATTCTGGCCCATCCCGCGGTGGATATCTGTGCCTGCGTCGCCATGCCCGATCCGGTCCTGGGCGAACGCGTGTGCGTGTTCATCGTCCCCAAGCCCGGGCAGGCGCTGACCCTTGCGGAACTGAACCGTTTTCTCCTCGATGAGCGCCGGATAGCGAAATTCAAACTCCCCGAGCGGCTCGAACTCGTCGACGCCCTTCCCTTGACCAATGTCGGCAAGGTGAATAAAGTAGCCCTTCGGAACACGATAACCGAACAGATCGAGAAGGAAGGGGCGCAGGCCGCGCGATGA
- the thlA gene encoding Acetyl-CoA acetyltransferase, translating to MKDVVIVSACRTAIGAFGGTLRDMNAAHIGAVAMREAIKRADIDPAQIDDVRFGCCLEPADALNVARVCALMAGIPDHVTAVTINRVCISAMESVISGMAMIQAGMADIILAGGVEHMSGVAYTVPSARWGCRLQDQAFVDTMIHALHCGSHLIPGPESGPLKEGMPLELFKGKPYIMGHTAEFIAQMHNISREEMDEVALRSHNNTERATLEGDFREEIVPIEVPQKKKPPIIFDKDEHFRPGLTMEALAKLPPAFIPKIGKITAGNASGINDGASAMIIMSAEKAEELGRQPIARIRATGRGACHPSVMGLSPVPAVRNLLDRNPGIKLADFELIELNEAFAAQYIGCERELGLNREITNVNGSGIGLGHPVGCTGARIMVSLLYAMKKRGKSFGLATLCGGGGVSMACALEML from the coding sequence ATGAAAGACGTTGTCATCGTTTCGGCATGTAGAACGGCTATAGGGGCCTTTGGTGGCACCCTGCGGGACATGAATGCAGCGCACATCGGGGCTGTCGCCATGCGGGAAGCCATCAAACGGGCGGATATCGACCCCGCTCAGATCGACGATGTCCGCTTCGGATGCTGCCTTGAACCGGCCGATGCCCTGAACGTCGCCCGTGTGTGCGCCCTGATGGCCGGGATCCCGGATCACGTCACGGCGGTGACCATCAATCGGGTCTGCATCTCGGCCATGGAATCCGTGATCTCCGGCATGGCCATGATCCAGGCGGGCATGGCCGACATCATCCTCGCCGGCGGGGTCGAGCACATGTCGGGGGTCGCCTACACGGTTCCAAGCGCCCGCTGGGGATGCCGGCTCCAGGACCAGGCCTTCGTGGACACCATGATCCACGCCCTCCACTGCGGCTCCCATCTGATCCCCGGCCCGGAATCCGGCCCCTTGAAGGAAGGCATGCCCCTCGAACTCTTCAAGGGCAAACCCTACATCATGGGCCACACGGCGGAGTTCATCGCGCAGATGCACAACATCTCCCGCGAGGAGATGGACGAGGTCGCCCTGCGAAGCCACAACAATACCGAGCGGGCCACCCTGGAGGGGGACTTCAGGGAGGAAATCGTTCCAATCGAGGTCCCGCAGAAAAAGAAGCCGCCGATCATCTTCGATAAGGACGAACACTTCAGGCCGGGCCTGACCATGGAGGCCCTCGCGAAGCTGCCCCCGGCATTCATCCCGAAGATCGGCAAGATCACAGCGGGGAACGCCTCCGGCATCAACGACGGCGCAAGCGCCATGATCATCATGAGCGCCGAAAAGGCGGAGGAACTCGGCAGGCAGCCGATCGCACGCATCCGGGCCACCGGCCGGGGCGCCTGCCACCCGTCGGTCATGGGACTGAGCCCCGTCCCGGCGGTGCGGAACCTGCTCGACCGGAACCCCGGCATCAAACTCGCCGATTTCGAACTGATCGAACTGAACGAGGCCTTCGCCGCCCAGTACATCGGGTGCGAGCGCGAACTCGGCCTCAACCGCGAGATCACCAACGTCAACGGCTCGGGGATCGGACTCGGGCACCCCGTCGGATGCACCGGCGCCCGCATCATGGTGTCCCTCCTCTATGCCATGAAAAAGCGCGGGAAGTCCTTCGGCCTCGCGACCCTGTGCGGCGGCGGCGGGGTCTCCATGGCCTGCGCGCTCGAAATGCTCTAG
- a CDS encoding conserved hypothetical protein (Evidence 4 : Unknown function but conserved in other organisms) — MDARQFFHERHEEIVSSWFDMLHDDPSTRYHTEPPQDLRRLMDYAALAFRRVMLEDDWTDLKEFITHIAKKRFSEGFKVSEVQMAFEYYRQTLIPLLFRSIDPPKLEPMMMKLQECMIFTITHFSEFFQGIHENFLRNHTEILESQIKTRTHELAESRQKYKTLVEDINEGFFVLTDGRIVFANRMFAEMHGCGLTDVLDKSYLDFIAEEHREKIRSVYELSQKQTHVPARIEYLRLCRDGQRLPTEIMAKRTIFGHQTANIGICRDIGERVELEKKTREAEKLKALAQQAASLAHEVRNPLSTVRINLQLLSRNAVKPEQIGLLQASLDEVVQIERTLQEMMDISFPVRLSLQPVNLRSLLQHCLNSMRQRLLNNQVKAFLRLKRGAEGIHADPHRMEQALVNLLFNAVEAQPSGGRVAISARPVTRGADPWVEILISDQVPGVPKEVLPYIFDPMFSQKAMGTGLGLHNVKRIVEAHGGSVRVKLNRKCGMSFYLSLPAR; from the coding sequence ATGGATGCAAGGCAGTTTTTCCACGAGCGCCACGAAGAGATCGTCTCTTCATGGTTCGATATGCTTCACGACGATCCGTCCACGCGATACCACACCGAGCCTCCCCAGGATCTCCGCAGATTGATGGACTATGCCGCCCTCGCCTTTCGGCGTGTGATGCTGGAAGACGATTGGACCGACCTGAAGGAGTTTATCACCCATATCGCCAAGAAACGATTCAGCGAAGGCTTCAAGGTTTCAGAAGTGCAGATGGCCTTCGAGTACTACCGCCAGACATTGATCCCTCTCTTGTTCAGATCGATCGACCCGCCGAAATTGGAACCGATGATGATGAAACTTCAGGAATGCATGATCTTCACCATCACGCATTTCTCTGAGTTCTTCCAAGGCATCCATGAAAACTTTTTGCGGAACCACACCGAGATTCTGGAAAGTCAGATCAAGACACGCACCCATGAACTGGCCGAATCCCGACAGAAATACAAGACGCTTGTAGAGGATATCAACGAGGGGTTCTTTGTTTTGACGGACGGCCGTATCGTCTTTGCCAATCGCATGTTCGCCGAGATGCACGGATGCGGGTTGACGGACGTTCTCGACAAGAGCTATCTGGATTTCATCGCAGAGGAACACAGAGAAAAGATCCGGAGTGTCTACGAACTGAGCCAGAAGCAGACCCATGTGCCGGCCAGAATAGAGTATCTGCGCTTGTGCAGGGACGGTCAAAGACTGCCGACCGAGATCATGGCCAAGCGGACGATATTCGGACATCAGACCGCCAATATCGGCATCTGCCGCGATATCGGCGAGCGTGTAGAGCTGGAGAAGAAGACGCGGGAGGCGGAAAAACTGAAGGCCCTGGCTCAGCAGGCCGCCTCTCTGGCCCATGAAGTGAGAAACCCGCTTTCGACGGTGCGGATCAATCTCCAGCTGCTGTCCCGGAACGCCGTCAAGCCGGAGCAGATCGGCCTTTTGCAGGCGAGCCTCGATGAAGTCGTTCAGATCGAACGAACCCTGCAGGAGATGATGGACATCAGTTTTCCGGTGAGGCTGTCGCTCCAGCCGGTCAATCTCAGATCGTTGCTCCAGCACTGTCTCAACAGCATGCGGCAACGCCTGCTCAACAACCAGGTGAAGGCATTCCTCCGCTTGAAACGGGGTGCCGAGGGCATCCACGCGGACCCGCATCGGATGGAGCAGGCCCTGGTCAACCTGCTTTTCAACGCCGTCGAGGCGCAGCCTTCCGGAGGCAGGGTGGCGATCTCCGCCCGGCCCGTCACCAGAGGGGCAGACCCGTGGGTGGAGATCCTGATATCGGATCAGGTCCCCGGTGTGCCCAAGGAGGTCCTTCCTTACATCTTCGACCCGATGTTCAGTCAGAAGGCGATGGGAACCGGCCTGGGGCTGCACAACGTCAAAAGGATCGTCGAGGCGCATGGCGGCTCGGTGCGTGTCAAGCTGAACCGGAAATGCGGAATGAGCTTTTACTTGAGTCTACCGGCGAGGTGA
- the purL gene encoding Phosphoribosylformylglycinamidine synthase 2, whose protein sequence is MVSRLEIRLKPELTDAEGEKIRRKARAYFGYDVADVRTIRVLTCTADLSRDALERIRTEIFTNPVTEESAFEPIARGFDWLIWVGFRPGVRDTAGSTAVEAIEDLLGLRFGEGEAVYTSTLYELRGSLRAGEVDHIAEGLLANGIIQQWRVYSKTEWDPSEGIGFPVPRVLLDHEPQVDVIPLDSDETLQRISDARNLALNAKDIPVIRRYFLREDVRAERAAVGLDLPTDVELEFISQARSDHCNHNTFRGRFHYKDLAAGTTEVVDNLFKTCIEAPTLEIQERKDWVVSVLWDNAGVGRFDADHNYVITGETHNSPSNMEAYGGSLTGIVGIYRDPLGTGKGARLILGMYGFCVGPRDYAGELRPHLHPRRLLDGVIEGVRDGGNKSGIPTPYGILLFDESYLGKCLVFVTALGIMPARVAGEPSHLKTTEPGDLIVMSGGRVGKDGIHGVTASSEVYSEHTPAGHVQIGDPYTQKKMHDFLLEARDEGLITFITDNGGGGLSSSIGESARFSNGCRVDLDKVPLKYAGLDQWEIWVSESQERMTIAVKPERIDRFMELSATHAVESTVIGEYNDSGYLRLDYHSRPCAYIRLDLLQEDFPQWEFEAEWTPPEQRGLFEPVITEPRRHGALLRGLLARPNLCARNWIPRQYDHEVQGGSVIKPLLGVNSDIPADAAVVRPILDSPKGLAVAQALHPTYAPIDTYPMAAATIDEAVRKLIAVGADPEQISGVDNFCWPTVQYHPVDNPDGKYKAAQLVRANQALRDICLAYGIPLLSGKDSMYIDGKLEGPYGERRKVSGLPTLLFTACSVVEDAAACVTMDFKTAGDLIYIIGRTADELGGGEFYQMMGTTGLHVPRLDAAGSLEAYQRLHQAIREGLAASCRAVSRGGLGVHLALCAMAGDLGLSLDLAKVPAAGELAPAQLLYSESCGRMIVTVAPRNRERFERCLGPGVPWSPAGQVQEDRRMTVTWRGEAIGLDEPLEALYESWHSPFKDLR, encoded by the coding sequence ATGGTCAGCAGACTCGAAATCAGACTCAAACCGGAATTGACCGACGCCGAGGGGGAAAAGATCCGCCGAAAGGCCCGTGCCTACTTCGGATACGACGTCGCGGATGTCCGGACCATCCGCGTCCTCACCTGCACTGCAGACCTCTCCAGGGATGCGCTCGAGCGGATACGGACGGAGATCTTCACCAACCCGGTGACGGAGGAATCTGCTTTTGAACCGATCGCGCGCGGCTTCGACTGGCTGATCTGGGTCGGGTTCCGCCCCGGGGTCCGCGACACCGCCGGCAGCACCGCCGTCGAGGCGATCGAGGACCTCCTCGGCCTCCGGTTCGGCGAGGGGGAGGCGGTCTACACCTCGACCCTTTACGAACTCCGCGGAAGCCTTCGGGCCGGGGAGGTCGACCACATCGCCGAGGGGCTCCTCGCCAACGGCATCATCCAGCAGTGGCGGGTCTATTCGAAGACGGAGTGGGACCCGTCCGAGGGCATCGGGTTCCCGGTCCCGCGGGTCCTGCTGGACCACGAACCGCAGGTGGACGTGATTCCGCTCGACAGCGACGAGACCCTGCAGCGGATCTCTGACGCCCGCAATCTCGCCCTCAACGCCAAGGACATCCCGGTCATCCGGCGGTATTTCCTGCGGGAGGACGTGCGGGCCGAGCGCGCCGCGGTGGGGCTCGACCTGCCGACCGACGTGGAGCTCGAGTTCATCTCCCAGGCCCGCAGCGACCATTGCAACCACAACACCTTCCGCGGACGGTTCCACTATAAGGATCTCGCGGCAGGAACGACCGAGGTCGTCGACAACCTCTTCAAGACGTGCATCGAGGCCCCCACGCTCGAAATCCAGGAGCGGAAGGACTGGGTCGTGTCCGTCCTCTGGGACAACGCCGGGGTCGGCCGCTTCGACGCCGATCACAACTACGTCATCACGGGGGAGACCCACAACAGCCCGTCCAACATGGAGGCCTACGGCGGATCGTTGACCGGGATCGTGGGGATTTACCGCGACCCCCTCGGCACGGGCAAAGGCGCCAGACTGATCCTCGGGATGTATGGATTCTGTGTCGGTCCGCGCGACTACGCGGGCGAACTCAGGCCGCACCTGCACCCGAGGCGCCTCCTGGACGGCGTCATCGAGGGGGTGCGCGACGGCGGGAACAAGAGCGGCATCCCCACGCCATACGGCATCCTGCTCTTCGACGAGAGCTACCTCGGGAAGTGCCTCGTCTTCGTGACGGCGCTCGGCATCATGCCCGCCAGGGTGGCCGGTGAGCCGTCCCACCTGAAGACGACCGAACCGGGCGATCTGATCGTCATGTCCGGCGGCAGGGTGGGAAAAGACGGCATACACGGTGTTACTGCATCATCAGAGGTCTATAGTGAGCACACCCCTGCAGGGCATGTGCAGATAGGCGATCCTTATACACAAAAAAAGATGCACGACTTTCTGCTGGAGGCAAGGGATGAGGGCCTTATCACCTTTATCACTGATAACGGCGGAGGGGGGCTGTCCTCGTCGATCGGGGAATCCGCCCGATTCAGCAACGGGTGCCGGGTGGATCTCGACAAGGTCCCCCTGAAATACGCGGGCCTCGATCAGTGGGAGATCTGGGTGTCCGAATCGCAGGAGCGGATGACCATCGCCGTCAAACCGGAGCGCATCGACCGCTTCATGGAGCTGTCGGCCACCCACGCCGTCGAGAGCACCGTGATCGGGGAATACAACGATTCCGGCTACCTGCGGCTCGATTATCACTCCCGCCCCTGCGCCTACATCCGGCTGGACCTGCTGCAGGAGGACTTTCCCCAGTGGGAGTTCGAGGCCGAGTGGACGCCGCCCGAGCAACGGGGTCTTTTCGAGCCCGTCATCACCGAACCGCGGCGGCATGGGGCGCTGTTGAGAGGCCTTCTGGCGCGGCCTAATCTCTGCGCCCGCAACTGGATCCCCAGGCAGTACGACCACGAGGTCCAGGGCGGGAGCGTCATCAAACCCCTGCTCGGCGTAAACAGCGACATCCCGGCGGACGCGGCCGTCGTCCGGCCGATCCTGGACAGCCCGAAGGGGCTGGCGGTCGCGCAAGCCCTTCATCCGACCTATGCGCCCATCGACACCTACCCGATGGCGGCCGCCACCATCGACGAGGCGGTCCGGAAGCTCATCGCGGTCGGGGCCGACCCGGAGCAGATCAGCGGTGTCGACAACTTCTGCTGGCCGACGGTCCAATATCATCCCGTGGACAACCCGGACGGGAAATACAAGGCGGCGCAGCTCGTGCGCGCCAACCAGGCCCTCCGCGACATCTGCCTCGCCTACGGGATCCCGCTCCTCTCCGGCAAGGACAGCATGTACATCGACGGAAAGCTGGAGGGTCCTTACGGGGAGCGGCGCAAGGTCTCCGGCCTCCCCACTCTGCTCTTCACCGCCTGCAGCGTGGTGGAGGATGCGGCTGCCTGCGTGACGATGGACTTCAAGACTGCGGGCGATTTGATTTACATAATCGGGCGGACCGCCGACGAACTCGGCGGAGGAGAATTCTATCAGATGATGGGGACCACAGGCCTGCACGTCCCCCGCCTCGATGCAGCCGGATCCCTGGAGGCTTATCAAAGGCTCCACCAGGCGATCCGGGAAGGGCTCGCGGCCTCCTGCCGCGCAGTCTCGCGAGGCGGGCTGGGGGTGCATCTGGCCCTGTGCGCCATGGCGGGAGACCTGGGGCTCTCGCTCGACCTCGCGAAGGTCCCCGCCGCCGGTGAACTTGCACCGGCCCAGCTTCTCTACTCGGAATCGTGCGGCCGCATGATCGTCACGGTGGCGCCCCGGAACCGGGAGCGTTTCGAGCGCTGCCTCGGCCCCGGGGTCCCGTGGTCGCCGGCGGGTCAGGTCCAGGAAGACCGCCGGATGACCGTAACGTGGAGGGGTGAGGCGATCGGCCTCGACGAACCGCTCGAGGCCCTTTACGAAAGCTGGCACAGCCCGTTCAAGGATTTGCGATGA
- a CDS encoding putative ATP-dependent Clp protease, ATP-binding subunit ClpX (Evidence 3 : Putative function from multiple computational evidences), whose product MKMDDTLGQAEKDTGKVPNQKELEKELSEYLSKKYGSRIKIVSPMVFPRPGEDRNDQTPVGFGPDREGQFNMLPEDLEEYLDSYVVKQSQAKSVLATKICTHFNRIKHTALHKGGKKSSRVGMIKNNVLMIGPTGVGKTYIVKLIAERLGVPFVKGDATKFSETGYVGGDVEDLVRDLVYEAGEDIALAENGIIYVDEIDKIASSRNIIGHDVSRTGVQRALLKPMEETDVDLKVPHDPISQIQAIEQYRKTGKKEKQVVNTRNILFIMSGAFGDLAQIIKKRLQKQGLGFEAKVSPTDVPWEILKEVTAQDLIEFGFESEFVGRLPVIVVFDELTKPDLVEILNNPNNPIIISKRLDFRSYGIDIAFEAGALEKIAEMAAAQKTGARGLVSVIEKVLIPFEKRLPSTGLKRFLVTPEVVTDPEAELLKLLAAPHEEAVRERYDLAREKELLEIKNYIMGRADELSVRTGLGISEERTGVIAALYFETLSDINNAVEAFVEMVSEIRDEEAHWHEKLEVGLELDEGAVDEIILQAIASGQEVGPLAFQLAKRLEYGLKLVRDRSDMARFTLTREAVTDMEGFINDLIKKTYSRSCSSVQAGSPEETESPGNAVRDRAAGSEEDSDER is encoded by the coding sequence ATGAAAATGGACGATACATTGGGACAGGCGGAGAAAGACACTGGAAAGGTGCCGAATCAGAAGGAACTCGAAAAGGAGTTGAGCGAGTACCTTTCCAAAAAATACGGGAGCAGAATCAAGATCGTGTCCCCCATGGTTTTTCCGCGGCCCGGCGAGGACCGCAACGATCAGACGCCGGTCGGCTTCGGGCCGGATCGTGAAGGGCAGTTCAACATGCTTCCGGAGGATCTCGAGGAATACCTCGACAGCTACGTCGTCAAACAGTCGCAGGCCAAGTCCGTGCTGGCCACCAAGATCTGCACCCATTTCAACCGCATCAAGCACACCGCTCTGCACAAGGGGGGGAAGAAATCCTCCCGCGTCGGGATGATCAAGAACAACGTGCTCATGATCGGGCCGACGGGCGTCGGCAAGACGTACATCGTCAAGCTGATCGCCGAAAGGCTCGGAGTCCCGTTCGTCAAGGGCGATGCTACCAAATTCAGCGAAACGGGGTATGTCGGCGGCGACGTGGAGGACCTGGTGCGGGATCTCGTCTACGAAGCCGGGGAGGACATCGCCCTCGCGGAAAACGGGATCATCTACGTCGATGAGATCGACAAGATCGCCTCATCACGGAACATCATCGGGCACGACGTATCGCGGACCGGGGTCCAGCGCGCGCTCCTCAAACCCATGGAGGAGACCGACGTCGATCTGAAGGTCCCGCACGACCCCATCAGCCAGATCCAGGCGATCGAGCAGTATCGCAAGACCGGGAAGAAGGAGAAGCAGGTCGTCAACACCCGGAACATCCTCTTCATCATGAGCGGTGCCTTCGGCGATCTCGCTCAGATCATCAAGAAGCGCCTCCAGAAACAGGGGCTGGGGTTCGAGGCCAAGGTCTCTCCGACCGATGTGCCATGGGAGATTCTCAAGGAGGTGACGGCCCAGGACCTGATCGAATTCGGCTTCGAATCCGAATTCGTAGGGCGTCTGCCGGTCATCGTCGTCTTCGATGAGTTGACGAAGCCCGATCTGGTCGAAATCCTCAACAACCCCAACAATCCCATCATCATCAGCAAGCGGCTGGACTTCCGATCCTACGGGATCGACATCGCCTTCGAGGCCGGGGCGCTCGAGAAGATCGCCGAGATGGCCGCCGCGCAGAAAACCGGCGCGCGCGGCCTGGTCAGCGTGATCGAGAAGGTCCTGATCCCGTTCGAGAAGCGGCTGCCTTCGACCGGGCTGAAGCGCTTCCTGGTCACACCCGAAGTGGTGACGGACCCCGAGGCCGAACTCCTGAAGCTTCTGGCGGCCCCGCACGAGGAGGCCGTACGGGAGCGGTATGACCTTGCACGAGAGAAGGAACTCCTGGAAATCAAGAACTATATCATGGGGCGGGCCGATGAACTGAGCGTCCGGACCGGGCTCGGCATCTCCGAAGAGCGGACGGGGGTCATCGCGGCGTTGTATTTCGAGACGCTCTCTGATATAAACAACGCCGTCGAGGCGTTCGTGGAGATGGTCAGCGAGATCCGGGACGAGGAGGCGCACTGGCACGAAAAGCTCGAGGTCGGCCTCGAACTGGACGAGGGTGCGGTGGACGAGATCATCCTTCAGGCCATCGCCTCCGGTCAGGAGGTCGGCCCGCTGGCCTTCCAGCTCGCCAAGCGGCTGGAATACGGTCTGAAGCTCGTTCGGGACCGCTCGGACATGGCGCGGTTCACGCTGACACGCGAGGCCGTGACGGATATGGAGGGCTTTATCAACGACCTGATCAAGAAGACCTACAGCCGTTCGTGCTCATCGGTCCAAGCGGGATCGCCGGAGGAGACGGAGAGCCCCGGAAACGCCGTCCGCGATCGCGCAGCGGGTTCCGAGGAGGATAGTGACGAGAGATGA
- the purQ gene encoding Phosphoribosylformylglycinamidine synthase 1 → MNTVKALVLTGYGLNCDYETHYSLQRAGAEPHRVHMNRLIGSAPSGAKVRLEDYHILVLGGGFSWADDHGAGVLMAAKLRNHLGEEILRFIADGRLVIGICNGFQALVNLGLLPAFDANYHERRVALISNDRGNFIDTWVRLRVDPDSPCVFTRGIDAIEMPVRHGEGKFYAIGEDLERLRENHQIVLHYSGPDGRPADGRWPLNPNGSLMDIAGICDPTGRVFGLMPHPEAFNHWTNHPRWTRLKEERLRRGETACPNPDGDGIRLFANAVAYIHEAFG, encoded by the coding sequence ATGAATACGGTAAAAGCGCTGGTTCTGACCGGCTACGGATTGAACTGTGACTACGAGACCCACTACTCCCTCCAGAGGGCCGGTGCCGAGCCCCACCGCGTGCACATGAACCGGCTGATCGGGAGCGCCCCTTCCGGAGCGAAAGTGCGGCTGGAGGACTATCACATCCTGGTCCTCGGCGGAGGATTCAGCTGGGCGGACGATCACGGGGCCGGCGTCCTGATGGCCGCCAAGCTGCGCAACCACCTCGGCGAGGAGATCCTGCGGTTCATCGCGGACGGGCGGCTCGTGATCGGGATCTGCAACGGCTTTCAAGCGCTCGTCAACCTCGGTCTCCTCCCCGCATTCGATGCGAATTACCATGAGCGCAGGGTCGCCCTCATCTCCAATGACAGGGGCAACTTCATCGACACCTGGGTCAGGCTCCGGGTCGACCCGGACTCCCCCTGCGTCTTCACCCGGGGAATCGACGCCATCGAAATGCCGGTGCGCCACGGCGAAGGCAAGTTCTACGCGATTGGGGAGGATCTCGAAAGGCTCAGGGAAAACCACCAGATCGTCCTGCATTACAGCGGCCCGGACGGCCGGCCGGCCGATGGCCGATGGCCCCTCAACCCGAACGGCTCCCTGATGGACATCGCCGGCATCTGCGATCCCACCGGCCGGGTCTTCGGGCTCATGCCGCACCCCGAGGCCTTCAACCACTGGACCAACCATCCCCGTTGGACCCGCTTGAAGGAGGAGCGCCTCAGGCGCGGAGAAACGGCCTGCCCGAACCCGGACGGCGACGGGATCCGCCTGTTTGCGAACGCCGTGGCCTATATCCACGAGGCCTTCGGTTGA
- a CDS encoding conserved hypothetical protein (Evidence 4 : Unknown function but conserved in other organisms) → MKPVPGSDEVLLAEATKEDVTVQLIERAAAGCFLRWIGADGALIKESGALCSDAAGLLEARDLFPECLPWGGIAVDSNL, encoded by the coding sequence ATGAAGCCGGTTCCGGGCAGCGACGAGGTCCTGCTGGCAGAGGCTACGAAGGAGGATGTGACCGTTCAGCTTATTGAACGGGCCGCCGCCGGCTGTTTCCTGCGATGGATCGGGGCCGACGGCGCCCTGATCAAGGAAAGCGGAGCGCTCTGCTCCGATGCGGCCGGCCTGCTGGAGGCGCGGGATCTTTTTCCGGAATGCCTCCCATGGGGCGGCATCGCCGTCGACAGCAATCTGTAA